A portion of the Candidatus Pristimantibacillus lignocellulolyticus genome contains these proteins:
- a CDS encoding MFS transporter yields MRFSAKSQVDRMKSPYRHGMEMAVMEGIWAMLLLTMLSGPFLTAYLLYLGANSQQIGIVLAVPAIANLLQILAAMYMQKLKNRKLNFVLLASAHRLIGLMTGIIPFIFPKEIWLAVFIVIFLLYSSINAFAGVIWTSLISDMVPDQLRGKYFGIRNVITSAVNSIGLYITGVIIDRYDGALGFNIMFILAAVTVIMNIIYFARYPNPAFEKTQEMKVGTFVLKPFKDHIFFKGLLFLTIWTLILSMTHPFFSYVMLDVLNVRYQTVANLVILQTVSSMLGFYICGQLSRKYSERTLLLASLPFLAVSALLWGTLSFLPQLLVLVLIFICLGIGLGSYNQQIFIFMIGSSPKAERPIYIAVFSAITGLAGFLGPTIGGAIFEQLKQLPLWTQQYGFFLLLGIVLLVLGVVIAPLAFRRKK; encoded by the coding sequence ATGCGTTTTTCAGCTAAGTCGCAAGTCGACAGAATGAAGTCTCCATATCGACATGGTATGGAGATGGCAGTAATGGAAGGCATATGGGCAATGTTATTGCTAACTATGCTTTCAGGTCCGTTTTTAACAGCGTACTTACTTTACTTAGGGGCGAATTCTCAACAAATTGGTATAGTACTCGCAGTGCCAGCTATCGCAAATCTTCTACAAATATTAGCTGCCATGTACATGCAAAAACTGAAAAATCGAAAACTCAATTTCGTACTTCTCGCTTCAGCTCATCGCCTAATAGGATTGATGACAGGTATTATTCCATTTATATTTCCAAAAGAGATTTGGTTAGCTGTCTTTATCGTTATCTTTTTACTTTACTCATCAATAAACGCTTTTGCAGGGGTTATCTGGACTTCATTAATCTCTGATATGGTACCTGATCAATTACGAGGGAAGTACTTCGGTATTCGTAATGTCATAACTAGTGCGGTAAATAGTATTGGATTATATATTACTGGGGTTATTATCGATAGGTATGATGGAGCACTCGGATTCAATATTATGTTCATACTTGCAGCCGTTACTGTAATCATGAACATCATTTATTTTGCTAGATACCCGAATCCAGCATTTGAAAAAACACAGGAAATGAAAGTTGGAACATTTGTACTAAAACCGTTTAAGGATCATATCTTCTTTAAGGGGCTACTATTTTTAACGATATGGACATTAATATTGTCGATGACTCATCCATTTTTCTCTTATGTCATGCTTGATGTATTAAACGTAAGATATCAAACCGTAGCAAATCTAGTTATTTTGCAAACGGTATCATCGATGTTGGGTTTCTATATTTGTGGGCAACTTTCTCGCAAGTACAGTGAACGAACATTACTATTAGCTTCATTACCTTTTCTTGCAGTCTCGGCACTATTATGGGGAACGTTATCGTTTTTACCGCAACTGCTTGTTCTAGTATTAATTTTTATTTGTCTTGGAATAGGTCTAGGTAGCTATAACCAACAAATTTTTATATTTATGATTGGTTCATCTCCGAAAGCAGAGCGACCTATATATATTGCTGTATTTTCAGCAATTACTGGTTTGGCTGGTTTTCTAGGACCTACAATTGGTGGAGCCATCTTTGAACAATTGAAACAATTACCGCTCTGGACTCAACAGTATGGATTCTTTCTACTACTCGGAATAGTTTTACTGGTACTAGGGGTAGTTATTGCTCCATTAGCTTTTCGTAGGAAGAAGTAG
- a CDS encoding EamA family transporter: MIFSAFLTATGQLFWKWGHTNLLYMMIGFLCYGLGAVFMLKAFSLEKLSVAYPLMCMSYIFALFYGDFFLGEDITLKKAIAVALLGIGVTLTSYEK; this comes from the coding sequence ATGATCTTTTCCGCTTTCCTTACAGCTACTGGACAGCTTTTTTGGAAATGGGGGCATACTAATCTACTATATATGATGATCGGATTTTTATGCTACGGGTTAGGCGCGGTGTTTATGTTAAAAGCATTTTCATTAGAAAAGCTTTCTGTAGCGTACCCTTTAATGTGTATGAGTTATATCTTCGCGCTCTTTTACGGAGATTTTTTTCTTGGAGAAGATATCACATTGAAAAAAGCGATAGCCGTTGCACTATTAGGAATAGGAGTGACATTGACATCCTATGAAAAATGA
- a CDS encoding stalk domain-containing protein, translated as MKRQSLKKYIIITSVCAMAVAAPFIVQASSVLNSKKGLLEVRTMVGQSKSDFNDGSRSEASLFYPTSLLQQHDGSLLISDTKNHKIRVLANDYLTTLSGHIVDFDESSLPIGSFGDGAVDVALYQSPGGLALDAQGQIYIADTNNHSIRRISNEGVVTTIAGSWAPGDQDGVGSEAGFYYPSDVAVDSKGNIYVADTLNHLIRKIDKDGKVTTLNKASERVVEYVPGVLEFSGSFADGPLSKSMFNEPTGLAIDAKDNLYVSDKGNQRIRYIDFSNNTVSTVAGNGTYGSNELYVEGDYVDGAVSVARLSSPSGITITQSGVILVADTLNHVIRAIHNGNVTTVAGIGGEYGFADGVLSSAALNEPTDVIELDNGDIAIADSSNNRIRVVQSYVIPESVEQDGEIHIIVNDELLETDVAPIMQQNRTYVPLRAIVTKLGLQVNYLSATDQYEVIVNENLSYTFSATSNIMKIIDHGVSSELLMDSPAIVKENRVLMPVRFFAEQLGYNVEWDQANNNVVIRQLIFN; from the coding sequence TTGAAACGTCAGTCGCTGAAAAAATATATTATTATTACGTCGGTATGCGCTATGGCTGTAGCTGCACCATTTATTGTGCAAGCTAGTAGCGTGCTTAATAGTAAAAAAGGATTACTTGAAGTACGAACAATGGTAGGACAATCAAAGTCTGATTTTAATGATGGTTCTAGATCAGAAGCGTCACTTTTCTATCCTACTTCACTATTACAGCAGCATGATGGTAGCTTATTAATTAGTGACACCAAAAATCATAAAATTAGAGTATTAGCTAACGATTACTTAACGACACTAAGTGGTCATATTGTTGATTTTGATGAATCATCCCTTCCAATTGGAAGCTTCGGAGATGGGGCTGTTGATGTAGCTTTGTACCAGTCACCTGGTGGTCTTGCGCTAGATGCACAAGGTCAAATCTATATTGCAGATACAAATAATCATAGTATTCGACGCATTAGTAACGAAGGTGTTGTTACAACGATTGCGGGTTCGTGGGCGCCTGGAGATCAAGATGGTGTAGGTTCGGAAGCAGGATTCTACTATCCATCAGATGTTGCGGTCGATAGTAAAGGTAATATCTATGTAGCAGATACACTTAATCACCTTATTCGTAAAATTGATAAGGATGGTAAAGTCACAACTTTAAATAAAGCATCAGAGAGAGTTGTAGAGTATGTCCCAGGGGTATTGGAGTTTAGTGGAAGCTTTGCTGATGGTCCTTTGTCTAAGTCTATGTTCAATGAACCTACTGGTCTAGCGATAGATGCGAAAGATAATTTATATGTAAGTGATAAAGGCAATCAACGTATCCGCTATATCGATTTTTCTAACAATACAGTATCCACTGTAGCGGGAAATGGAACGTATGGTAGCAACGAGCTGTATGTGGAAGGTGATTATGTCGATGGAGCAGTTTCGGTTGCGCGACTTTCTTCTCCATCAGGTATAACTATAACGCAATCAGGAGTAATCCTTGTTGCGGATACGCTTAATCATGTCATTCGTGCAATTCATAATGGTAACGTTACGACAGTAGCGGGTATTGGCGGCGAATATGGATTTGCTGATGGCGTACTATCCTCCGCAGCATTGAATGAGCCTACCGATGTCATAGAATTAGATAATGGAGATATCGCCATAGCAGATTCATCCAACAATAGAATTCGAGTTGTTCAATCGTATGTAATACCTGAATCAGTAGAGCAAGATGGTGAGATTCATATTATCGTTAACGATGAGTTGTTAGAAACTGATGTAGCACCTATTATGCAACAAAATCGCACGTATGTCCCGTTAAGAGCAATTGTTACTAAGTTAGGTTTACAAGTGAATTATTTGTCTGCGACGGATCAATATGAAGTTATCGTTAATGAAAATCTTTCATATACATTCTCTGCTACTAGTAACATTATGAAAATCATCGATCATGGAGTAAGCAGTGAATTACTAATGGATAGTCCGGCCATCGTTAAGGAAAATCGAGTGTTAATGCCTGTACGTTTCTTTGCAGAGCAACTTGGATATAACGTGGAGTGGGATCAAGCTAACAATAATGTTGTCATTCGACAATTAATCTTCAACTAA
- a CDS encoding decaprenyl-phosphate phosphoribosyltransferase — translation MTSTNINITNEEIRAAHSNVFKLLFQQLRPKQWTKNLLVFAALLFSFEMINVTTIINTLLGFFLFSFISGCVYIINDYVDREADKNHPVKKFRPMASGALNPILALTFGSFLLIASLIVSYFLNPLFTLLLIAYFALNVCYSFFLKHVVIIDIMVIATGFVLRAIAGGLVIHVPFTPWFLICTMLLSLFLAIGKRRHELFLLENEMGTHRKVLEKYSFTLLDQLNSIVTSATIISYSLFTFTSGRTIHLMWTIPFVIYGIFRYLYLIHIEKKGGSPDRVLFEDKHILVTVILYVISVVCILAIFE, via the coding sequence ATGACTTCAACTAATATTAATATTACGAATGAAGAAATTCGAGCAGCGCATAGTAATGTGTTCAAACTTTTGTTTCAGCAACTTAGACCAAAGCAATGGACTAAAAACCTATTAGTATTTGCTGCTCTACTTTTTTCTTTTGAAATGATCAATGTTACAACGATAATTAATACATTATTAGGATTTTTTCTTTTTAGTTTTATTTCTGGATGTGTCTATATCATTAATGATTATGTAGATCGAGAGGCTGATAAGAATCATCCAGTTAAAAAATTTAGACCAATGGCTTCAGGTGCGCTCAATCCTATATTGGCATTAACTTTCGGTAGTTTTCTCTTAATAGCATCTTTAATAGTTTCCTATTTTTTGAATCCACTGTTCACACTTCTTCTCATAGCGTACTTTGCTTTGAACGTGTGTTATTCATTTTTCCTAAAGCATGTCGTTATTATTGATATTATGGTCATTGCTACGGGATTTGTACTGCGTGCGATTGCAGGGGGACTTGTTATTCATGTTCCATTTACACCTTGGTTCTTAATTTGTACGATGCTTTTATCTTTATTTTTGGCAATCGGTAAAAGAAGGCATGAACTATTTCTATTAGAAAATGAGATGGGAACCCACCGTAAAGTATTAGAAAAGTACTCATTTACTTTACTAGATCAGCTTAATAGCATTGTAACTTCAGCAACTATTATTAGTTATTCCTTATTCACATTTACTTCTGGACGTACAATTCATTTGATGTGGACAATACCATTTGTTATTTATGGGATTTTTAGATATCTCTATCTGATTCATATCGAGAAAAAAGGTGGTTCTCCTGACAGAGTTTTATTTGAGGATAAGCATATATTAGTTACCGTAATATTGTATGTTATTAGTGTAGTATGTATTTTAGCAATTTTTGAGTGA
- a CDS encoding VanW family protein, whose translation MKHISMEKKKTLLILRPLPKIKRYFQWYMNSGNYAKLYNESLLDVSLFEHRTLLKKSFLPNIFQHDLNTEHNLELALKSINGIIIEPGQIFSFWKLIGAPSRGRGYKKSYGLQDDKMTHTIGGGLNQVSSFIYWMALHTPLSIIERHRHPYDLFPDKARSRPFGIGATCIYNTEDLQLKNDTPYRFQIHLQLTEKELLGQIRSDEQLPYRYEIYEREHLIKQTSKGFYIRHNVIFRKMFDEEGFTLSDEFITENNARMMYRPLLSPKKNRA comes from the coding sequence ATGAAACATATATCTATGGAGAAGAAGAAAACGTTACTGATATTAAGACCTTTACCTAAAATAAAACGTTATTTCCAGTGGTACATGAATAGTGGAAATTATGCAAAACTATATAATGAGTCATTACTAGATGTGAGTTTATTTGAACACCGCACATTATTAAAGAAGAGTTTTTTGCCTAATATTTTTCAACATGATCTCAATACAGAACACAATCTTGAGTTAGCACTGAAGAGTATTAATGGAATAATAATAGAACCAGGACAAATATTTTCATTTTGGAAACTTATAGGTGCACCTAGTCGTGGAAGAGGTTATAAGAAAAGTTATGGATTACAGGATGATAAAATGACGCATACGATAGGTGGAGGATTGAATCAAGTTTCTAGTTTTATATATTGGATGGCATTACATACCCCACTTTCGATTATAGAGAGACATCGTCACCCTTATGATTTATTTCCAGACAAAGCAAGATCACGTCCGTTTGGCATTGGAGCAACCTGTATATATAATACTGAAGATTTACAATTAAAGAACGATACCCCCTATCGTTTTCAAATACATCTACAATTAACTGAGAAGGAGCTTCTAGGACAAATCCGCTCAGATGAACAACTTCCTTATCGATATGAGATATACGAGAGGGAACATCTAATTAAGCAAACTTCTAAAGGATTCTATATTAGACATAATGTAATATTCAGAAAAATGTTTGATGAAGAGGGCTTCACATTAAGCGATGAATTCATTACAGAAAACAATGCGCGTATGATGTATCGTCCCTTATTGTCACCGAAAAAGAATCGCGCATAA
- a CDS encoding DUF6080 domain-containing protein, producing MGFLSYILQYKRDNKKALMLFISFFIFYLIMNYPFINFIKENAANLAAHSPFYGAPFMLNLFNFDPSMYYGFSNTSVVHPFINFMTGSFTYISKYLFDNLFFLVIQSCINALSVVMIYYYLRRSDTNSIIPLLFAVFFGISSYSIFTAFIPDSYPYAQFVIIFSVLYLQYSRTVEKTAILPNASLALINFGLTSTNIVPFFSSLFFNMFDRSNKKTFKQLIMIGLAFLLMVTGVTLIQFLLFKGNSWINNWIQSLSSGGFSYTGDFLFSEHWKAVYMLVISPILTPDITMLDPGIVALVTDLTRPYPIYVHIIGFGIILLSIAGFVKGIKSKESWILVSYILFAIVLHIIVGFGLAVFKYDMYLYAGHFIFAFFLLGGRFMIEVKHSVLKKVLIAVVILFAITTLTNNILKHAEALHTTEQAYIELNNDNDVDQ from the coding sequence ATGGGGTTTTTGAGCTACATTTTACAGTATAAGAGGGATAATAAGAAAGCTCTTATGTTGTTTATCAGTTTCTTTATTTTTTACTTAATTATGAATTACCCGTTCATTAATTTTATAAAGGAAAATGCTGCTAATCTTGCCGCACATAGTCCTTTTTACGGTGCACCTTTTATGCTGAATCTATTTAACTTTGACCCATCCATGTATTATGGATTCAGCAATACTTCGGTAGTACATCCTTTTATAAACTTTATGACGGGATCATTTACCTACATTTCTAAATATTTATTTGATAACTTGTTTTTCTTGGTAATTCAATCGTGCATCAACGCGCTTAGCGTAGTTATGATCTATTATTATTTACGTAGAAGTGATACGAACAGTATCATTCCGTTATTATTTGCAGTATTTTTCGGAATTAGCTCATACAGTATTTTCACAGCATTTATACCGGATTCTTATCCATATGCTCAATTTGTAATCATTTTTTCAGTGTTGTACTTGCAATACTCTAGAACAGTTGAGAAAACCGCAATATTGCCGAATGCTTCATTGGCACTGATCAACTTTGGTTTAACTTCGACCAATATCGTTCCTTTTTTCAGCTCATTATTTTTCAATATGTTTGATAGAAGCAATAAAAAAACATTCAAACAATTAATAATGATTGGTTTAGCTTTTTTGTTAATGGTTACAGGAGTTACACTAATTCAGTTTCTCTTATTCAAGGGAAATTCGTGGATTAATAACTGGATACAAAGTTTAAGCAGTGGAGGTTTCAGTTATACGGGAGATTTCTTGTTCAGTGAACATTGGAAGGCAGTATATATGCTTGTAATTAGTCCGATATTAACACCAGACATTACAATGCTTGATCCAGGAATTGTCGCTCTCGTAACTGATCTTACACGTCCTTATCCTATCTATGTTCATATTATTGGCTTTGGTATTATTCTGCTTTCTATTGCAGGGTTTGTTAAAGGTATTAAATCTAAAGAGTCTTGGATATTAGTATCTTACATTTTATTTGCAATTGTTCTTCATATTATTGTTGGATTCGGTCTTGCTGTGTTTAAGTATGATATGTATTTGTACGCGGGGCATTTCATCTTTGCATTTTTCTTGCTTGGTGGACGGTTCATGATTGAAGTCAAACATAGCGTATTGAAAAAAGTATTAATTGCTGTTGTGATCTTGTTTGCTATTACGACATTGACAAATAACATTTTGAAACATGCGGAAGCACTTCATACTACTGAGCAAGCTTATATAGAGTTAAATAATGATAATGATGTAGATCAGTAA
- a CDS encoding ribonuclease, producing MLLKSLQGIRNTLKLSLFLLLTTLSLLLGGCSELITDQNVAYDANSSIPNASSALTSFEDVASYIRDNGKLPDNFIKKKDAENLGWVPSKGNLHEVAPNMSIGGDKFGNREGLLPKADGRTWYEADINYTGGRRNADRIVFSNDGLIYMTTDHYKSFTDITKEVR from the coding sequence ATGTTATTAAAATCTTTACAAGGAATTAGAAATACACTGAAACTTTCGCTCTTTCTTCTCCTGACTACATTAAGTTTGCTATTAGGCGGTTGTAGTGAACTTATTACTGATCAAAATGTAGCATACGATGCTAACTCTTCTATACCTAATGCTTCATCAGCATTGACTAGCTTTGAAGATGTTGCTTCATATATTCGCGATAATGGAAAATTACCTGATAACTTTATTAAGAAAAAAGATGCTGAAAATCTAGGTTGGGTCCCTTCAAAAGGTAATCTTCATGAGGTAGCCCCCAATATGAGCATAGGTGGTGATAAGTTCGGCAATCGTGAAGGACTATTACCAAAAGCCGATGGACGAACATGGTATGAAGCAGATATCAATTATACAGGTGGTCGTCGTAATGCCGATCGTATCGTATTCTCTAATGATGGTCTTATCTACATGACCACGGATCATTATAAAAGCTTTACAGATATTACGAAAGAGGTGCGGTAA
- a CDS encoding HAD-IB family hydrolase has protein sequence MKKKIAIFDIDETIIKKDSMFLFVLYGLKKKPWTLFNLFTIVVVTALYKLKLMKVEKVKGSFFYAIRFFEQSELEKFYNDVLVPNIYQEALQELQNKKEQDYHVLLVSASPHAYVKYFNNLPYVDAVIGTELVQQNGRYINVIEGYNCKGEEKVVRIRQYLADKDIQIDYEQSSAYSDSLTDMPMFQLVKTRYLINKRSDGLEELNWQM, from the coding sequence ATGAAAAAGAAAATTGCAATATTTGATATCGATGAAACAATCATTAAAAAAGATTCGATGTTTCTATTTGTCTTATATGGACTCAAAAAGAAGCCGTGGACTTTATTTAACTTATTTACAATTGTAGTAGTTACGGCATTATACAAGCTGAAGTTAATGAAAGTAGAAAAAGTGAAAGGATCATTTTTTTACGCGATTCGTTTCTTTGAACAATCTGAACTAGAAAAGTTCTACAACGATGTGTTAGTACCCAATATATATCAAGAAGCTTTGCAAGAATTACAGAACAAAAAGGAACAAGATTATCATGTGCTTCTTGTCTCTGCTTCACCTCATGCTTATGTGAAATACTTTAATAACTTACCCTATGTGGATGCTGTTATTGGAACTGAATTAGTTCAACAAAACGGACGCTATATTAATGTTATTGAAGGTTATAATTGTAAGGGTGAAGAGAAAGTAGTACGCATTAGACAGTATTTAGCTGATAAAGATATACAAATTGATTATGAACAGTCTTCTGCGTATTCAGACTCCTTAACAGATATGCCTATGTTTCAGTTAGTTAAGACTAGATATCTAATTAACAAACGTAGCGATGGGTTGGAGGAATTAAATTGGCAAATGTAA
- a CDS encoding GNAT family N-acetyltransferase translates to MEWSIKHFSQLSNVEVYEIIKLRTDIFVVEQQSIYADCDNKDLEAYHLQLRDEAGQLLGYLRLLNQGVSYETYSIGRVIITPSLRRTGFGEQMLQRAIAFVGSHWQGDAITISAQQQLTSFYERVGFVVVSEPYIEDGIYHIQMRLELNDQS, encoded by the coding sequence ATGGAGTGGAGTATAAAGCATTTTTCGCAATTATCTAATGTAGAAGTATATGAAATCATAAAGTTACGTACCGATATATTCGTAGTTGAACAGCAAAGTATATATGCGGATTGTGACAATAAAGATCTTGAAGCTTATCATTTGCAATTAAGAGATGAAGCCGGGCAGTTATTAGGATATTTGAGATTATTGAATCAAGGAGTAAGTTATGAAACTTATTCTATTGGTCGCGTGATCATTACTCCTTCGTTAAGACGGACTGGTTTCGGAGAACAGATGTTACAGCGCGCCATCGCGTTTGTTGGTTCTCATTGGCAAGGAGATGCCATTACAATTTCTGCGCAGCAACAATTAACGAGCTTTTATGAAAGAGTAGGCTTCGTTGTAGTGTCAGAACCTTATATTGAAGATGGTATTTATCATATACAAATGCGCTTGGAACTTAATGACCAATCATAG
- a CDS encoding adenylate/guanylate cyclase domain-containing protein, translating into MKSTIRKTFIIVNILLLFIVIFSYQLHGFQKLETIMLDMNMKQSASHDPDPHIVVVAIDNDSIEALGQFPWDRAVYASFLEMVNQVGYEPASIAFDLTFSDASNEESDLIFSEALSAYDNVILPVVGVTSGDVFQTSVVREDQYLQTNHVFYPYDLLARHAQFAHINRVVSHDGVIRQAWLNIQAPDGTVIPSLAYKAVKMAGVDISFYDEFTDRQKTSDPLAKNTMTIDYELVTDDFLTVPFVNVLYGEIPPETFQNAIVFVGATATGISGDSGQDSGPTPLERDAKLVYVHANIANQLLQGSYIQYAPNLLELSLIIIAYVLFMLLPWRLKNLYTFSIVIVSIVVIYFAQQYSYEQFNYHISIVYVLLGMLLAYVFNVSLKSYMEQSQKNFVTRQFGRYISPDLVKDIVKQGMDIQIGGISKRITILFLDIRGFTSLAEKLTPAEVVDVLNTKFTMITKIALENNGTIDKFIGDAAMILFNAPLDVREHEKMAVLTAYQIQQNMKPIHDQLLEKYGVEVNIGIGIHTGNVVIGNIGSYLRMDYTAIGDSVNIASRIESGTAAGQIMVSEEVYKATSDLFEYGDAEEKMFKGKSQVIAIYELLSIK; encoded by the coding sequence TTGAAATCAACCATTAGAAAAACATTTATTATTGTCAACATTTTACTTCTTTTTATCGTTATTTTTAGCTATCAACTACATGGCTTTCAAAAGTTAGAAACGATTATGCTAGATATGAATATGAAACAATCTGCGAGTCATGATCCTGATCCTCATATTGTCGTTGTTGCGATTGACAATGATTCGATAGAAGCGTTAGGGCAATTTCCTTGGGATCGTGCGGTATATGCCTCATTTCTCGAAATGGTGAATCAAGTGGGGTATGAACCAGCATCTATTGCATTTGACCTTACATTTAGCGATGCAAGCAATGAAGAAAGTGATCTTATCTTTTCGGAAGCACTATCGGCATATGATAATGTCATATTACCTGTTGTAGGTGTTACGTCAGGAGATGTATTCCAAACATCAGTTGTCCGTGAAGATCAATATTTACAAACAAATCATGTTTTCTATCCATATGATTTGCTTGCACGACATGCACAATTTGCTCATATCAATCGTGTTGTAAGCCATGATGGCGTTATTAGGCAAGCATGGTTGAACATTCAAGCGCCTGATGGAACAGTTATTCCTTCGTTAGCCTACAAGGCAGTAAAAATGGCAGGTGTGGATATCTCTTTCTACGATGAATTTACTGATCGTCAGAAAACAAGTGATCCACTTGCGAAAAATACGATGACCATTGATTATGAACTGGTTACGGATGATTTCTTAACCGTTCCATTTGTTAATGTGCTCTATGGTGAGATTCCTCCAGAAACTTTCCAAAATGCTATCGTGTTTGTAGGTGCAACGGCAACGGGGATTTCAGGTGATAGTGGACAAGATTCAGGGCCGACACCACTTGAGCGTGATGCAAAGCTAGTCTATGTTCATGCAAATATTGCTAATCAATTATTACAAGGAAGTTACATTCAGTATGCACCTAACTTACTTGAACTATCTTTAATTATTATTGCTTATGTACTTTTCATGTTATTACCTTGGCGATTGAAAAATTTATATACATTTAGCATTGTTATTGTGAGCATAGTTGTTATTTATTTTGCTCAGCAATATAGTTACGAACAATTTAACTATCATATAAGTATTGTCTATGTATTATTAGGGATGTTACTTGCTTATGTGTTCAATGTTTCTTTGAAATCTTATATGGAACAATCCCAGAAAAACTTTGTTACGAGGCAGTTTGGTAGATACATCTCACCTGATCTTGTAAAGGATATTGTAAAGCAAGGAATGGATATTCAAATCGGTGGAATATCAAAACGGATTACTATTCTGTTTCTCGATATTCGTGGCTTTACTTCACTCGCTGAGAAATTAACTCCTGCCGAAGTTGTTGATGTGTTGAATACGAAATTCACAATGATTACGAAGATCGCGTTAGAAAACAATGGTACAATTGATAAGTTTATTGGCGATGCCGCAATGATTCTATTTAATGCACCGCTTGATGTAAGAGAACATGAAAAGATGGCTGTCTTAACGGCTTATCAGATCCAACAAAATATGAAGCCAATTCACGATCAATTATTAGAAAAATATGGCGTTGAAGTTAATATTGGTATAGGGATTCATACAGGAAATGTAGTTATAGGTAACATTGGATCTTACTTACGCATGGATTATACAGCGATCGGTGATAGCGTTAATATTGCATCTCGGATTGAATCTGGTACTGCAGCTGGTCAAATTATGGTGTCAGAGGAGGTTTATAAGGCGACAAGTGATCTGTTTGAATATGGAGATGCCGAAGAGAAGATGTTCAAAGGTAAATCTCAGGTGATTGCTATCTATGAGTTGTTAAGTATTAAATAA
- a CDS encoding RidA family protein has translation MKKAIHTEQAPQAIGPYSQAVQVGNLLFTSGQLGMDPVNNIFPATAAEQAKQSLENVKAIVETAGGTMGDIVKTTVFLKDMNDFASVNEVYSSFFEQPYPARSAVEVARLPKDALVEIEVIVQL, from the coding sequence ATGAAGAAAGCAATACATACGGAGCAAGCACCACAAGCAATTGGACCATATTCTCAAGCTGTGCAAGTAGGCAACCTACTTTTCACTTCTGGTCAATTAGGAATGGACCCTGTAAATAATATCTTCCCTGCTACTGCAGCAGAACAAGCGAAGCAATCTCTTGAAAATGTGAAGGCTATTGTTGAAACTGCTGGAGGTACAATGGGCGATATTGTTAAGACTACAGTATTTTTGAAAGATATGAACGATTTTGCTTCTGTTAATGAAGTATATTCAAGTTTCTTCGAACAACCTTATCCAGCTCGTAGTGCTGTAGAAGTTGCAAGATTACCGAAAGATGCGCTTGTAGAAATCGAAGTTATCGTTCAATTATAA
- a CDS encoding barstar family protein has product MSDIIELRLSEAETYDDVHEWLAAKLDLPATYGRNLDALWDCLTGYINLPVSLLWINDNESTKDYTAIIELFEEASSECDQLSFEYLVNDKDE; this is encoded by the coding sequence ATGAGCGATATTATTGAATTACGATTGTCTGAAGCTGAAACCTATGATGATGTTCACGAATGGTTAGCAGCTAAATTAGATTTACCTGCTACCTATGGTCGTAATCTCGATGCACTATGGGATTGCTTAACTGGCTACATTAATCTTCCAGTATCCTTATTGTGGATTAATGACAATGAAAGTACGAAAGATTATACCGCTATTATTGAATTGTTTGAAGAAGCATCTAGTGAATGCGATCAATTAAGTTTTGAATATCTCGTAAACGATAAAGACGAATAA
- a CDS encoding EamA family transporter, producing the protein MKNEWLILMLLIMTLTGSLGSVYFKFYTNKKKLIYLLIGFAFYGTGALLNIYLLKELPYTVVLPANALTFIWTLVFAKWFFNETIGIYKIAGVAFIISGLIVLIS; encoded by the coding sequence ATGAAAAATGAGTGGCTTATTCTTATGCTTCTAATTATGACATTAACTGGTTCATTAGGCAGTGTGTATTTTAAGTTCTACACGAACAAGAAGAAATTGATCTATCTATTAATTGGCTTCGCTTTTTACGGTACAGGAGCGCTACTTAATATTTACTTGTTAAAAGAATTACCATATACCGTTGTACTACCTGCTAATGCACTAACGTTCATCTGGACTTTAGTTTTTGCCAAATGGTTTTTTAATGAAACGATAGGAATATATAAAATTGCTGGAGTTGCTTTTATTATTTCTGGATTAATTGTTTTAATCTCATAA